From one Tetragenococcus osmophilus genomic stretch:
- a CDS encoding DUF4044 domain-containing protein, with amino-acid sequence MRDKKPTSTFTKVTKVVIWIMLIVTIGTIVLSALTAVL; translated from the coding sequence ATGCGAGACAAAAAGCCAACAAGTACTTTTACTAAAGTTACGAAAGTTGTCATATGGATTATGTTGATTGTAACGATTGGCACCATTGTATTAAGTGCCCTTACAGCTGTTCTATAA
- a CDS encoding magnesium transporter CorA family protein, whose protein sequence is MLYYYTFHDSYLARQDSIKQNTLWIHVEKPNSQEIDTLRKNYHLPKDYLTAVLDDEENSRSEGLNQQRMKKAALLLLQFPYEIQSPSGFQQFETYPLSLIITPENRIITVANYPLPFFQTIENHHFKPNDNVPEMNIALEILWQVVLSFNDRLKNTKDHLDYLERQIKVSTQNDQLYQIMDVQKSLVSFDEATSANLDTLEALADTELIQLKGYHAFKHHLRDVIEETKQSLTSANIQLKFATHMNDTFSSVVSNNLNNVMKILTSITLVLTIPTIIGGIYGMNVKLPLDRQPYAFWGIMIVIVIVSWIAVKILKKKNLL, encoded by the coding sequence ATGCTTTATTACTATACATTCCATGATAGTTACTTAGCTAGACAAGATTCAATCAAGCAAAATACTTTATGGATCCACGTTGAAAAACCAAATTCTCAAGAAATCGACACTTTACGGAAAAATTACCATTTACCTAAAGATTATCTGACAGCTGTTTTAGATGATGAAGAAAATTCTCGTAGTGAAGGGTTAAACCAGCAACGTATGAAAAAAGCTGCACTTCTGCTCCTTCAGTTTCCTTATGAGATACAAAGCCCTTCAGGCTTTCAACAGTTCGAAACTTATCCGCTATCCTTAATCATTACACCAGAAAATAGGATTATTACGGTAGCCAATTACCCCTTACCATTTTTCCAAACGATTGAAAACCATCACTTCAAGCCCAATGATAATGTCCCTGAAATGAATATTGCTTTAGAAATTTTATGGCAAGTCGTTCTTTCTTTTAATGATAGGTTAAAAAACACAAAAGATCACTTAGACTATTTAGAAAGACAAATTAAAGTTTCTACACAAAATGATCAACTATATCAAATTATGGATGTGCAAAAAAGTTTAGTTTCTTTTGACGAAGCAACTTCAGCTAATTTAGATACTTTAGAAGCTCTAGCAGACACGGAACTAATCCAGTTAAAGGGGTATCATGCATTTAAACACCATTTACGTGACGTTATTGAAGAGACAAAACAATCTTTAACTTCCGCAAATATCCAATTAAAGTTTGCTACGCATATGAATGACACCTTTTCTTCTGTTGTTTCCAATAATTTAAACAACGTAATGAAAATTTTAACTTCAATCACTTTAGTGTTAACTATACCAACAATTATCGGTGGAATTTATGGCATGAATGTTAAACTACCACTAGACAGGCAGCCTTATGCGTTTTGGGGCATCATGATAGTTATTGTAATTGTCAGCTGGATTGCAGTGAAAATTTTAAAGAAAAAGAATCTTTTATAA
- a CDS encoding IS1380 family transposase → MSFTLQQNSLTFNKQKAILIANDGGTLTNDAGLVLLSEFLNQIRFDSLLARYVHIPEYRAFAQHEWLDVVKQWLYQLIAGYSRDRDANTLQYDRLFKEALKQERLSSQFMMSTLLHTLTEENVNQLLQVAKKLGDLGMDQQNSQQLVLDLDSTCCPTYGKQEAGEYIYHYGLNGYHPFVAFEGLTGLALDVRHRHGKSYTSTHAEDYLVEMLAHYQQRSSDPTMLVRGDSGFAKPEIYKQCECRGAHYVIKLKNNVRLIHYAQHLVQYTNGTDYTKSEHQYFKMAYQADSWDRSRTVAIKATRKAETLLFSEFQFVVTDFAHLSPQTIFQLYQKRGNMENFIKEMKTGFFADKTDSPSFLANKVRLALSFIAYNIIHLMKQLTFPQEKKTTVIDTIRFQLFHIAGKVTEHARQVQIHLSSTNVYNTLFWEVLTRIQRLNL, encoded by the coding sequence ATGTCTTTCACTTTACAACAAAATTCTCTTACATTCAATAAGCAAAAAGCCATCTTGATCGCCAATGACGGTGGCACCTTAACCAATGACGCGGGGCTCGTCTTACTTTCGGAGTTTCTAAATCAAATTCGTTTTGATTCCCTGTTAGCGCGATACGTTCATATTCCAGAGTATCGTGCCTTCGCCCAACATGAATGGCTGGATGTCGTAAAACAATGGCTATATCAATTGATCGCTGGTTATTCTCGAGACCGAGACGCCAATACCTTACAATATGATCGCCTTTTTAAGGAAGCATTGAAACAAGAACGCCTTAGTTCGCAATTTATGATGTCTACTTTGCTTCATACCTTGACAGAAGAAAATGTTAATCAACTATTACAAGTGGCGAAAAAACTTGGCGATTTAGGCATGGACCAGCAAAACAGCCAACAACTCGTGCTTGATCTGGATTCCACCTGTTGTCCCACTTACGGAAAGCAAGAAGCAGGGGAATATATTTACCACTATGGCCTCAATGGGTATCATCCATTTGTGGCATTTGAAGGTTTAACCGGATTGGCATTAGATGTTCGCCATCGTCATGGCAAATCTTATACCTCCACCCACGCCGAAGATTATCTCGTAGAAATGTTGGCGCATTACCAACAACGTTCGAGTGATCCCACAATGCTTGTACGCGGGGATAGTGGCTTTGCCAAACCGGAAATTTATAAACAATGTGAGTGTCGAGGCGCCCATTATGTGATTAAATTGAAAAATAACGTACGGTTGATTCATTATGCGCAACATCTTGTCCAATATACCAACGGTACGGACTACACAAAGTCCGAACATCAATATTTTAAGATGGCTTATCAAGCAGATTCTTGGGACCGATCTCGAACAGTAGCCATCAAGGCTACTCGAAAAGCCGAAACTTTACTTTTTTCCGAATTTCAATTTGTGGTGACCGATTTCGCTCATCTTTCGCCCCAAACCATTTTTCAGCTCTATCAAAAACGAGGGAATATGGAAAACTTCATTAAAGAAATGAAGACCGGATTTTTCGCTGATAAAACGGACAGTCCTTCCTTTTTAGCGAATAAGGTTCGCTTAGCCCTAAGTTTTATCGCCTATAATATCATCCACTTGATGAAACAGCTGACTTTTCCGCAAGAGAAAAAGACGACGGTGATTGACACGATCCGTTTTCAACTATTTCATATTGCTGGAAAAGTCACAGAACACGCGCGTCAAGTGCAAATTCACTTATCAAGTACGAATGTTTACAACACGCTTTTTTGGGAAGTCCTTACACGAATTCAGCGATTGAATCTCTAG
- a CDS encoding DUF3397 domain-containing protein, with translation MSNFSPLYLFWYVFPVVVLFAGKLCVTAFSLQKRFRLKAVDLSVPFLLFGIHQLSNLSFRFSIFPYFLLTLFLLGIALAILHAYFFEEIDYRRFFKMYWRSVFLLALLLYIMLIIFSIIQAF, from the coding sequence ATGTCTAATTTTTCTCCACTTTATTTATTTTGGTATGTATTTCCTGTCGTTGTTTTATTTGCAGGAAAATTATGTGTGACCGCCTTTTCGTTACAAAAAAGATTTCGCTTAAAAGCTGTGGATTTATCCGTACCATTTTTGCTGTTTGGTATCCATCAGCTTTCAAACCTTAGCTTTCGATTTTCCATTTTTCCTTATTTTTTACTTACTCTTTTTCTACTAGGAATTGCTTTAGCTATTTTACATGCTTACTTTTTTGAGGAGATCGATTACCGACGCTTTTTTAAAATGTATTGGCGTTCGGTTTTTTTGCTTGCTTTGCTTTTGTATATCATGCTAATTATTTTCAGTATAATCCAAGCCTTTTAA
- the mraZ gene encoding division/cell wall cluster transcriptional repressor MraZ, with protein MLMGEFQHSIDTKGRLIIPSKLREQLGEKFVVTRGLDGCLFGYPLTEWEKLEEKLDQMPLAKKDARSFVRFFYSAATECEIDKQGRINIPTTLRKHASLEKRCVIIGVSTRIEIWDEQRWNDFSEETEENFEDIAETMIDFGL; from the coding sequence ATGCTAATGGGTGAATTTCAACACTCGATAGACACAAAAGGTCGTTTGATCATACCTTCCAAACTTCGTGAACAACTCGGTGAAAAATTTGTTGTAACGCGAGGTTTAGATGGTTGTCTATTTGGCTACCCTTTGACTGAGTGGGAGAAACTAGAAGAAAAGTTAGATCAAATGCCTCTTGCTAAAAAAGATGCAAGAAGTTTTGTACGTTTCTTTTATTCCGCAGCCACTGAATGTGAAATTGATAAACAAGGTCGTATTAATATTCCAACGACTTTGAGAAAGCACGCGAGTTTAGAAAAACGTTGTGTGATTATTGGAGTTTCTACTCGTATTGAAATTTGGGATGAACAACGTTGGAACGACTTTTCTGAAGAAACAGAAGAAAACTTTGAAGATATTGCCGAAACAATGATTGATTTTGGCTTGTAG
- the rsmH gene encoding 16S rRNA (cytosine(1402)-N(4))-methyltransferase RsmH, with product MVMFQHFTVMKQETVDNLNIDPHGIYVDCTLGGAGHSQYLLEQLASDGHLYAFDQDQQAIDYAKVHLQDYIKNGQVTFIKKNFRFLKEELEALNVQKVNGIFYDLGVSSPQLDEASRGFSYHQEAPLDMRMDQNQALSAYEIINEYDYQQLVKIFFRYGEERFSKQIARKIETARQNQPIETTTQLVDIIKSAIPAPARRKGGHPAKRVFQAIRIAVNDELGAIEDSLEQAIPLLTKNGRVAVLTFHSLEDRIVKNIFKEYSRAKETPPGLPIIPEEFQPILSVVTKKPILPKEAEVNQNNRSRSAKLRVAEKIKEE from the coding sequence ATGGTAATGTTTCAGCATTTTACCGTAATGAAACAAGAAACTGTTGATAATTTAAATATTGATCCACATGGCATTTATGTTGATTGCACTTTAGGTGGTGCCGGACATAGTCAATATTTATTGGAACAGTTAGCATCTGATGGACACCTATATGCATTTGATCAAGATCAGCAAGCTATTGATTATGCTAAGGTTCATTTACAGGATTATATAAAAAATGGTCAAGTAACGTTCATAAAAAAGAATTTTCGCTTTTTAAAAGAAGAACTTGAAGCATTAAATGTGCAAAAAGTAAATGGTATTTTTTATGATTTAGGCGTTTCTTCTCCTCAGTTGGATGAAGCTAGCCGTGGGTTTAGCTACCATCAAGAAGCTCCTCTTGACATGCGAATGGACCAAAACCAAGCATTATCTGCTTACGAAATTATCAATGAATATGATTACCAACAATTAGTAAAAATATTTTTCCGTTATGGAGAAGAACGGTTCTCTAAACAAATTGCTCGTAAGATTGAAACAGCTCGTCAAAATCAGCCAATTGAAACTACTACCCAATTAGTAGATATTATAAAATCAGCTATCCCCGCTCCTGCAAGAAGAAAAGGAGGGCACCCCGCAAAAAGAGTATTTCAAGCTATTCGAATTGCGGTAAATGATGAGTTAGGTGCAATTGAAGATTCCTTGGAACAGGCAATTCCATTATTAACAAAAAATGGACGCGTCGCTGTTCTTACCTTTCATTCTTTAGAAGATCGTATTGTTAAAAATATATTTAAAGAATATAGCCGAGCAAAGGAAACACCCCCTGGTCTTCCTATAATACCAGAAGAGTTTCAACCTATTCTTTCTGTCGTAACAAAAAAACCAATACTTCCCAAAGAAGCGGAAGTAAACCAAAATAATCGTTCACGTAGTGCAAAATTACGTGTAGCTGAAAAGATAAAGGAGGAGTAA
- the ftsL gene encoding cell division protein FtsL, with amino-acid sequence MAELKAQDASYEMEEELPQEEMETQPSDTPNRPDVVVVPLSPSRKLAKISRLEKALVTGLLVALVGLGLLTISLRTSISEVEQDVSSLQENVNQGEAEVTRLQQEKNELSKSERIQKIAEDQGLSIDSDHLRKVK; translated from the coding sequence ATGGCAGAACTTAAAGCACAAGACGCTTCTTATGAAATGGAAGAAGAATTACCGCAAGAAGAGATGGAGACTCAACCATCGGATACTCCTAATCGACCAGACGTAGTGGTCGTACCTTTATCTCCTAGCCGAAAATTGGCAAAAATTTCTCGCTTGGAAAAGGCGTTAGTTACTGGCTTATTGGTGGCATTGGTTGGATTAGGTTTGCTGACAATTAGTCTACGAACCTCTATTAGCGAGGTAGAACAAGACGTATCCTCTTTACAAGAAAATGTCAACCAAGGAGAAGCAGAAGTAACACGTCTACAACAAGAAAAAAACGAGTTGTCTAAAAGTGAACGAATTCAAAAAATTGCTGAAGATCAAGGGCTATCGATTGATAGTGACCATTTAAGGAAAGTGAAATAA
- a CDS encoding penicillin-binding transpeptidase domain-containing protein yields MRMIEKIRQYFKKKNLSTRNNRKKVGIILFATSIGLFFLFVARLSYIVVVGDVAGESLETQTKNLYQGSEVVKAKRGTIYDRNGEPIAEDATSYSLYAVLSKNYRNGDEKLYAEKTNFDKLAEIISDTVKDVDKKETLKVLEEGEKENKYQVDIPNAKSITLQQREKIENEMEDQNIAGLYFTEHPSRIYPNGVFSSHFIGYADVQNEEDTDQESLVGRMGLEEDYNDILKGKDGKIIYQKDNYQNPLPGTVAESQGAVDGQDIYTTLDSRLQSYLETLMDQAWKKIDAEDMTAVLMDAKSGEIVSMSQRPTFNPETKNGINDDDFVWSNLFVEDNYEPGSTMKPMTVASAIDNGDFDPDETYKPGEMKLRDATIRDWDYQRGPKPVLTMRQALSWSSNVGMVRLEQRMEERWQRYLQEFGFGRSTHSGLSGEKSGTLPEDNVVSHAMTAFGQAIGVTQFQMLQAFSAISNDGEMLKPQVVKKIVDDAQNDEMDTQPEVVGHPISENAAKDVREYMRDTVESEEYGTAYDQYKVPNENVSAKTGTAQISQDGSYLEGQGDYLYSVVLMTPSEDPQYVMYLTMDRPEQEDTEVLPSIANPLLERAMDLHDVDESQGNEDTNNEKVKVEDYRNLEADAAASDVQKKGLTPVVIGDGQKVTQQSVDNGERIMSSEKLMLLTDDDSPMMPDVSGWSKADLVKLGDLLDVEVEFEGEGYCTEQSVEAYSEINDDKLSFKLAGN; encoded by the coding sequence ATGCGTATGATAGAAAAAATCCGGCAATACTTTAAAAAGAAAAATTTGTCTACCAGGAACAATCGCAAAAAAGTAGGAATTATTCTCTTTGCTACGAGTATTGGATTGTTCTTTTTATTTGTCGCACGATTGAGTTATATTGTAGTTGTAGGCGATGTTGCTGGAGAATCATTAGAAACACAAACTAAAAATTTATACCAAGGTTCAGAAGTGGTAAAAGCAAAACGAGGGACAATTTATGATCGCAATGGTGAACCTATAGCAGAAGATGCGACTTCTTATTCTTTATATGCGGTGTTATCGAAAAACTATAGAAATGGCGATGAAAAGTTGTATGCTGAGAAAACAAACTTTGATAAATTAGCAGAAATTATCTCAGATACAGTGAAAGATGTAGATAAAAAAGAGACACTTAAAGTATTGGAAGAAGGAGAAAAGGAAAATAAATACCAAGTAGATATCCCCAACGCTAAGAGTATAACATTACAACAAAGAGAAAAAATCGAAAATGAAATGGAAGATCAAAATATTGCTGGGTTATATTTCACAGAACATCCATCTAGAATTTATCCTAATGGTGTATTTTCTTCTCATTTTATTGGTTATGCTGATGTGCAAAACGAAGAAGACACAGATCAAGAAAGTCTTGTAGGTCGTATGGGACTTGAAGAAGATTACAATGACATTCTAAAAGGAAAAGATGGGAAAATTATTTATCAAAAAGATAATTATCAAAACCCATTGCCTGGAACGGTTGCAGAATCACAAGGAGCAGTTGATGGACAAGATATTTATACAACACTAGATAGTCGTTTACAAAGTTACTTAGAAACATTGATGGACCAAGCATGGAAAAAAATTGATGCTGAAGATATGACGGCTGTATTAATGGACGCCAAGTCTGGCGAGATTGTTTCTATGTCACAACGTCCTACTTTTAACCCAGAAACTAAAAATGGAATTAACGATGATGACTTTGTCTGGTCTAATCTATTTGTGGAAGATAATTATGAACCTGGTTCTACTATGAAACCAATGACAGTAGCCAGTGCGATAGATAACGGTGATTTTGATCCAGATGAAACTTATAAACCTGGAGAGATGAAGCTACGCGATGCAACTATCCGGGATTGGGATTATCAAAGAGGACCTAAACCCGTTCTAACTATGAGACAAGCTTTGTCTTGGTCAAGTAACGTAGGTATGGTGAGATTAGAACAACGCATGGAAGAACGTTGGCAAAGATACTTACAAGAGTTTGGTTTTGGTAGAAGCACTCATTCAGGTCTTTCCGGAGAAAAAAGCGGAACTTTACCAGAAGATAACGTGGTAAGTCATGCCATGACCGCTTTTGGTCAAGCTATTGGAGTTACGCAATTTCAAATGTTGCAGGCATTTAGTGCAATTTCAAATGACGGTGAGATGTTAAAACCACAAGTGGTCAAAAAAATTGTTGATGATGCGCAAAATGATGAAATGGATACCCAACCAGAAGTTGTGGGCCATCCTATTTCTGAAAACGCAGCAAAAGACGTCCGTGAATACATGAGAGATACAGTGGAAAGCGAAGAATACGGGACGGCTTATGATCAATATAAAGTGCCCAATGAAAATGTATCTGCTAAAACGGGGACAGCACAAATTTCTCAAGATGGTAGCTATCTTGAAGGACAAGGAGATTACTTGTATTCTGTTGTTTTGATGACTCCATCTGAAGATCCGCAATACGTTATGTATCTTACAATGGATCGTCCAGAGCAAGAAGATACCGAAGTGTTGCCTAGTATAGCCAATCCGTTGCTGGAAAGAGCAATGGACCTTCATGATGTCGATGAAAGCCAAGGAAATGAAGATACGAATAATGAGAAAGTGAAAGTAGAAGATTACCGTAATTTAGAAGCAGATGCTGCAGCAAGTGATGTACAAAAGAAAGGACTAACACCGGTGGTCATTGGTGATGGTCAAAAGGTTACCCAACAATCAGTGGATAACGGAGAAAGAATAATGTCTTCTGAAAAATTAATGCTTTTAACTGATGATGACAGTCCAATGATGCCAGATGTTAGTGGGTGGTCAAAAGCAGACCTTGTCAAATTAGGAGATTTATTAGACGTCGAAGTTGAATTTGAAGGCGAAGGATACTGTACTGAACAAAGTGTTGAAGCATATAGTGAAATTAATGATGATAAATTAAGTTTTAAATTAGCTGGTAATTAA
- the mraY gene encoding phospho-N-acetylmuramoyl-pentapeptide-transferase, producing the protein MDWTKMILPIASGFALTVILMPLFIGYFQMKKYGQEIREEGPKWHNVKAGTPTMGGLVFLVGSVITAIWVGLWQNVLTPSLLILLFVLMLYGLLGFLDDFIKVFKKQNMGLTSMQKLIGQIIGAVVFYLVFLYEGNANTLNFFGLAVPLSIFYGLFVMFWLVGFSNAVNLADGIDGLVSGLAIISFATYAVIAWYQNQIDILIICLSVIGALGGFFLYNRKPAKIFMGDVGSLALGGLLAAISILLHQEWTLLLVGMIYVIETASVILQVISFKLTGKRLFKMSPIHHHFEMSGWSEWKIDGIFWLTAFIFSLITLIICLN; encoded by the coding sequence ATGGATTGGACAAAAATGATTCTGCCGATTGCAAGCGGCTTTGCGCTAACAGTCATCTTAATGCCATTATTTATTGGTTATTTTCAGATGAAAAAATATGGACAGGAGATCCGTGAAGAAGGGCCGAAATGGCATAATGTTAAAGCTGGAACTCCTACAATGGGTGGTCTCGTTTTTTTAGTCGGTTCAGTGATTACGGCGATTTGGGTAGGTTTATGGCAAAATGTGTTAACTCCATCTCTTTTAATTTTGCTTTTTGTTTTAATGCTTTACGGTTTATTAGGTTTTCTAGATGACTTTATCAAAGTATTTAAAAAGCAAAACATGGGTTTGACGTCAATGCAAAAATTAATCGGACAAATCATAGGCGCCGTCGTTTTTTATTTAGTTTTTTTGTATGAAGGAAATGCAAATACCTTAAACTTTTTTGGTTTAGCTGTTCCATTGTCCATTTTTTACGGCTTGTTTGTCATGTTCTGGTTAGTTGGTTTTTCCAATGCTGTTAATTTAGCTGATGGAATTGATGGGTTAGTCTCAGGGCTTGCAATCATTTCTTTTGCAACTTATGCAGTAATTGCTTGGTACCAAAATCAAATAGATATCTTAATTATTTGTTTAAGTGTGATAGGAGCGCTAGGAGGTTTCTTTCTTTACAATCGTAAACCAGCTAAAATTTTCATGGGAGATGTAGGCTCGCTTGCTTTAGGTGGTTTGTTAGCAGCTATTTCTATTCTTTTACATCAAGAGTGGACTTTGCTACTTGTGGGAATGATTTATGTCATTGAAACAGCAAGTGTAATTTTACAAGTAATTAGTTTCAAATTAACAGGAAAGCGTCTATTTAAAATGTCGCCTATCCACCACCACTTTGAAATGAGCGGCTGGTCTGAATGGAAAATTGATGGTATATTTTGGTTGACTGCTTTTATTTTTTCTCTTATTACTTTAATCATTTGTTTAAATTAA